In Montipora foliosa isolate CH-2021 chromosome 9, ASM3666993v2, whole genome shotgun sequence, the DNA window CAATAAGAGCGGCGATTGTGAACCATTCAATCTCAGCGCAGATGTTTGAGGAGCATTAATTTTTACGTCAGCTTTGAGACAATTTAAATATGAGTAGCTGCCTCTTCGTGAGGTCACAGTGTATGAACTGACCCAACAGATGATGAACTGTGAAAGCCAACAGCCTTGAATGGTGCACACACGTATACGTAGCCTCTTGATTTTTTTCACTGCGCAAAGCGGAGAAAACTAGTCGCCAAAACAAGggtctttttgtttcattctCACGAAATTCAGGTTTCGCTCATGTTTCGATCAAGCCAAAACGTCACGGCGCTACCTTCCATAGCAAACTTTAGCATTTCTAAAGAAGAATTTGACCGACTCGCCATTGTCCAGCTTATGTGTTTTCCCATTATTACGGCAGCGGGATTGGTGGGAAATATCCTCATTTGCTTCGCTGTCTGTAAAAGACAGCGCCTTCGTATAACTGACATCTTTATTCTCAACCTAGCTGCAACCGATTTGGGTACGTGCGTTATAAGCATCCCTTTCGACTTTGTGGAAATCCTCACCAAGCAGTGGCCGTTTGGAAATGTGCTGTGCAAGATTGTGTATCCTCTGCAAACAATTCTGATGGCTGTGTCGGTTTATACGCTGCTCTTTATGAGCTGGGAGAGACATCGCTCTGTCATGCCTCCGTTTAAACCAAAATGGAAAACGACAAGAGCAATGGCGATCGTCCTGTTCCTCTGGATGGCATCTATCTGCCTCGTTGGACCTTACATCGCGATTCTCCGGGTGGAGACCGACACCAACGGGAAAGCGCATTGCAACGAAAAGTGGCCGAAAACGTACCACCCGAAAGTCTTCACCCTTGTTGTTTTCATAGCGCTCTATGTGCTACCGTTGTTCGTGATAACAGCAAACTACATCAAAATAAGTCAAAAGCTTTGGAGAGACATTCAAAGGATGAAAAAAGCCATTGAGGGCGACAATAAAGGAATTGTTAAGAAGCCACTCACTCAGGCAAGAGCGCAAAGAAACATGAGAATTGTAAAGATATTCGTCATAGTAGTGATCGTATTTGCCTTGTGTATGCTTCCCATTCATGTTATGTGGATTTGGTACGATTTCGGATCTGGTTCAGATTTCCAGACCTCCTTCGATACCATCATTATTTTTTGCAATATTCTGGTGTACACAAACTCCGCGATTAACCCTTTCATATTCGTCTTTCTTCACCGCCACTACTGCAAGGATATTCTTAGCTCGTGTGACCCATTGAAAGTTTTGGCTTCTTGCTTTCAGGATAATAGCACGAATGGGACATTGAAGCGCGAAAAGTCCAGATTGCAGCGAAAACAAGCGCATCGCACAAAGAAACGAGCAACCGCCGGCGTTTCACCCTTGAACCATTCCGCCATCAGAAGAGAGTTTTGGAACGACTACTGGCGAAAGGAAATCATGCCAAAACACGAAGCGAGGCGTTTCCATCGCGTCTTTGAACTTTCGAGGCTTGGACAAGTCGCAAATTCGCGCCTGTACCAAGAACCAGAAGACGattataacaaaaacaataatgacGAAAAATCAGCGGCCACGCAAGCTGCTGGCCATGGA includes these proteins:
- the LOC137970097 gene encoding galanin receptor type 1-like, whose product is MFRSSQNVTALPSIANFSISKEEFDRLAIVQLMCFPIITAAGLVGNILICFAVCKRQRLRITDIFILNLAATDLGTCVISIPFDFVEILTKQWPFGNVLCKIVYPLQTILMAVSVYTLLFMSWERHRSVMPPFKPKWKTTRAMAIVLFLWMASICLVGPYIAILRVETDTNGKAHCNEKWPKTYHPKVFTLVVFIALYVLPLFVITANYIKISQKLWRDIQRMKKAIEGDNKGIVKKPLTQARAQRNMRIVKIFVIVVIVFALCMLPIHVMWIWYDFGSGSDFQTSFDTIIIFCNILVYTNSAINPFIFVFLHRHYCKDILSSCDPLKVLASCFQDNSTNGTLKREKSRLQRKQAHRTKKRATAGVSPLNHSAIRREFWNDYWRKEIMPKHEARRFHRVFELSRLGQVANSRLYQEPEDDYNKNNNDEKSAATQAAGHGTRRLRVNFGEIVHIDEQRILQPEGEECEM